CTCCGATCGCAACGGGGGCGATGCGTCCGAAGGTTGCTGTCGCCCTCGCCGCGTGCTTGAACCTGGTCGGTGCGTTCCTCTCCACGGCTGTGGCCCAGACGATCTCCGGCGGCATCATCAATGAAGGACCCGGTGGCGTCAGCATCACCCCCGAAATGATCTTCGCCGGTCTCGTCGGCGCCATCATTTGGAACATGGTGACCTGGTTGTTCGGTCTTCCGTCAAGCTCGTCTCATGCGCTATTCGGTGGGCTGATCGGCGCCGCGATTGTCGGGGCCGGTTTCAGCTCTGTCAACTATCTCGTGCTCGTCGACAAGGTGATCCTTCCGGCGCTGCTTGCCCCGCTGATTGCCGGGTTTGTGGCCTATCTGTCGACAAAGCTCGCGTATGCGATCACGCGGCGCTATGACAATCGACCGGATGGCCGTGCCGGGTTCCGCTACGGGCAGATCTTCTCATCGTCGCTGGTCGCACTCGCGCACGGAACGAATGACGCACAGAAGACCATGGGCGTGATCACGCTCGTTTTGATCTCCGCGGGACTACAGGCGCAGGGCACCGATCCGCAGTTCTGGGTGATCTTCGCCTGTGCGCTTGCGATCGCTGCGGGAACGTACACGGGCGGTTGGCGCATCATCCGCACGCTCGGAACCGGGCTGACCGAGGTGAAGCCCGCGCAGGGCTTCGCCGCTGAGACGAGCACCGCAGCGACCATTCTCGCGTCGACACACCTCGGCTTTGCGCTCTCGACAACGCAGGTCGCTTCCGGTTCGGTGATCGGCTCGGGGCTCGGCCGCCGGGGCTCGTCTGTGCGCTGGCGTACGGCGGGCCGGATCGGCACCGGCTGGTTGATGACGCTTCCCTGT
The Rathayibacter sp. SW19 DNA segment above includes these coding regions:
- a CDS encoding inorganic phosphate transporter, encoding MDLTLIVVLVIALALFFDFTNGFHDTANAMATPIATGAMRPKVAVALAACLNLVGAFLSTAVAQTISGGIINEGPGGVSITPEMIFAGLVGAIIWNMVTWLFGLPSSSSHALFGGLIGAAIVGAGFSSVNYLVLVDKVILPALLAPLIAGFVAYLSTKLAYAITRRYDNRPDGRAGFRYGQIFSSSLVALAHGTNDAQKTMGVITLVLISAGLQAQGTDPQFWVIFACALAIAAGTYTGGWRIIRTLGTGLTEVKPAQGFAAETSTAATILASTHLGFALSTTQVASGSVIGSGLGRRGSSVRWRTAGRIGTGWLMTLPCAAVVGAAAAFIAHLGPIGIGIVGIVGIGVIVVIFGIASRNRVDSKNALGGVNEVAQSVDAVRIRKVKPKKSTGKRSDKRDAA